In Trichoplusia ni isolate ovarian cell line Hi5 chromosome 2, tn1, whole genome shotgun sequence, the DNA window atttttaattccctTTGTGGACGCAAATATACTGAAGATAGTGTAATGAGTCCGTCTGCTCACAATGGTACTATTGTCACGGTTGCTAACTCAGATAATGTGGAGCCGGTGAATGCAATATGGTGAGGGCAGACGGTAACTTTCTGTGATATGCACACTCCAATGAACTGACgacttgttttaataaaactgtgtGTTTGTCgtaatagaaaaaagaaatgaatagCGTTTGATAAACCAAGTGTTCAAAAGGAGGGACAATAGTTCGCAAAGTTACATTTTAAGACTGAGTAATGtttaaaagcattttcaaatcaaagtcccgaaattaagtaacaaattagttgaaccttaataaattaattttccaacTCCGTAAAATTTCGTTAATATAGAGCAGAAACAAATGGTTTCCAATAATAACaacactgaaatatttgaagtaaaaaGAGGCGAGGAGCTCAAAGGCATCCCCGGAATTGATAGGAAACCACGAAACAATATTCCGGTGGATTCCTCCGTCGATAATATGATGTTTCCGCTAGAACGGCAGCCTAATGCGTTCTCCCGGAATCCCTTCAATTTTGTGCCAGATTATtttgggtaaaaataaaaatcttttatacaAATGTCTACGGAACAGATTTCCGTTTACTTTGTTTTCAAGCTTGAAGTGTCAAAGTAGGAATATTAAATAGCATGAAACATGTAAAgcggattaaaaatatttgtgacttCGAATACTTTGAAAATCAACAAATAAGATACGTGGCATGTGGATATATACTCGTTAcgtggaataaataaaataagagttGAAAgatcaaagaatatttttattggatgtATTGATACCGCTAAAAGTTAACTTGGAACATGACAGGTGCCTACCGATCATCCGAACCAATTGGCTAGGTATTTATAAAACCCAGCGGGCTTGACCACTGACGCGCGAAGGTCCCTGGGGTGCTGCGGCAAACTCTCCCGTTAATATTGATTTTGCCAATACCAcggaatgttttaattttttgtcctGCCTCATCGGAATTTTAGCCATCCGGGACACAATCCAGTTATCATGTTTCGTAGCTTGTCGAGATAAATTGGctttattttttcgaaaaatatatttgatgaaaaatgAACCAGCATCAAGAGtttgatgtaaaatatttggaaaCATTCCTACACGCTGAAACTAATTGGTTACTCGAATTGGAAATGTCAACAAGTTATTGTTCTGAGTTTTGTTTGTTGTcctgtttgtaaaataaaacattaattaactaaaattgttttttggaaATGGAAGATAATCTAGAAAATCATTGTTTCAGGCGTTCATTCAGTTCGCATAGTCAACATTCGAGTCCCGGACGTGATTCAATACGGAACCAAGGACTCTATTACACTGGACTGTGATTTCGTGACCAATAATGTCACTGGTCTAGTAGTGAAGTGGTTTTACATGGACAAGACACAGCCAGTTTACCAATGGATTCCACCGCAAAAACCGCAAGCATTAGGAATACTTCGAGATAAGGTAAGACggtaaaaatataagtataatgtTACTAagtgtaataacaaataatccAGAATGGAAACCCAATTTTCCTAGcccaaataatttaaacttatttcaaataaacactcgtcttattataataactttcgttaGACCGATAcataattagtaatttaaaaacgatttaCTAACGCGTATATATATAACGCGTATATATcgtacagaaataaaaaagttatattatgtGGTGACTTTAATATAAACAGACTTGAGAAAAACAACATATCCAGACAATTTGAACAATTACTATCAAGCTTTAATCTAACATTGACAATAAATCAACCTACAAGACTAAATAGCATGACTTGTATTGATAATATAGCACATAATATTAGAGGctcaaaaacaaaagtagtGGAACTTTCACTCTCTGACCATACAGCACAATTATTGACTTGCCCAGTAAAGAAAAGTTACTACATCACACactggtataaaaataaacgtgacTATTccgaagaaaatatattaaaatttgtaaattgtattaaaaatctcAGCTTTTCCGAATGCTACACTAGTGATGACCCTGAAAAAAACTTTGatactttttatagtttattttgtcttttctaTGACTTATGTTTCCCAGATACATGTGTGAAAATACCAATTTCCAAGAAGCCTGCATGGTTAAGTAAGGGTATAAAAATATGCTCGAAACGAAAACGCCAATTATTGTGGAAGTATAGGTTGACGTCAAATCctaatgataaaacaaaatttaaaaacttttcaaaaagatttagaattataattaaaaaaacacaaaaggctcaaaacagttattatattaattcagCTACAAACAAGGGAAAGGCAATGTGGaagatcataaataataataaaatggtaactccaaaagaaaatattacacaaataaaagtaaaagatcAACTAGTTACAAATCCTAAGGAAATAGCACAATTATTCAACAACTACTTCATTGATGAAATACAGTCTACTTCAACCTCTAGCGGCTCAGTTACAAAAACGtacaatacaaattcaaattctatttttttaaagccaacCAATCCACATGAAATAGATCAAATTATAAAAGGATTAAACAACACGAATAGTACAGGGTATGACAACATAAATACGAACATTATAAAACGAGTGTCTAGTCACATAGCTCCAGTAATTAGTAACATTATCAATCAGTGTCTAGAACGAGGTGTTTTTccttcaaaattgaaaattacgaTCGTAAatccattatttaaaaaagaagataGAGAGGATATGCGTTTTTACAGACCGATTGCGTTAATACCAGTGATGGCAAAAATTTTCGAAAAggttatatataataatttatataatttctttgAACTCAATAACTTATTTACTAATGAACAATTTGGCTTTCGTAAAGGAAGATCCACCAGTGatgctctttttaattttcttaagaaaGTAATGACTGGATTGGATAGCAAGCAACAAATAACCGCTATTTTTATGGATATGACTAAGGCTTTTGACCATGTTGACCATAATATCCTACTTAACAAATTAGAGAAATATGGGATAAGAGGGAATGCGTTGGAACTTATTAAGTCGTACTTAAGTGATCGTTTTCAAATAACACGAATaacgaaaatagaaatagaCACAAAATTCGAACGCATATATATGTCGGACCCTAAACTTGTAAAATTTGGCGTTCCCCAAGGAAGTATCCTTGGGCCTCTTTTATTCGTTATATATATCAATGACCTACCAAGGTCTATAGACCAGGACATGATATTGTTTGCGGACGATAGCACGGCCATTTTTGCAGATACCGGTCAAGAAAATTTTGAAGCTCAGGTTAATAAATCTCTCGAAGATATTATAAACTggctaataattaataatttaaaaataaatattgataaaacaaactatatgtccttcacaaataaaaattctaaatcaaataaaatcaatgttaattataaagGTAATTCAATAAATCAGGTCAGTAACACTAAATTTCTAGGAGTCCATATCGACTCAAAACTTGACTGGAAAATGCATGTAGATGATGTCTGCAAAAAACTTAACCAGTATTCATATGCTCTCTATTTACTTCGAAGAATTGTAAATGAAAACGTATTACTCAATGTTTATCATGCATATGTGGGTTCTACTCTAAAATATGGTATATTGTGTTGGGGTAACTCTACTAACAGTGAATTTGCATTCAGagcccaaaaaaaatgtatccgaaGTATATGTGGGCATAAACAGACCGATTCATGCAGAACAGAATTCAGAAGACTAAAAATCTTAACCCTAGCGTCAATGTTTATATTGGAAGCAGCCTCAATCACAAAGCGAGATATCAGTAATTATGAGACTATGAGAAGTACAAGATATAAAAATGACCTTAAGGCAGCTAAGAGTAGAACAGTTAAGTTTAAATCATCCATATTTGGTATGGGtgtgaaaatttataataaattgccagacTTTATTAAAACCACTGAAACATTagctacttttaaatacaaacttaaaaaactacTGATACAGAAAgcatattatacaattaatgaATTCTTTAATGACAAATGTCTggactgaaatttatttaatggtattatgataatgaaaagtgttagttattgtttaatgtatttatctgtAATGTAGtggtaatgaatattatattgccTTGACTATTTTGTACACTTGTCATGacgatttatattattgttatttttatttattctatttcttttttttgacatcaattaattcagtgacaaatgtttttgactaaaatttatttaatatgacgTTAATGATGcaataattatgacaaataccaattgattttcatacttaatttattttctctaatggttattatgttactttaatgatttcattttgtttttcttttgacaagtaattgtaaattttaaagattgtaCACCACATGGGTATGTTACAGTGATACTTTGTTATAACACTAATTTTAAGAGCTGAATTTCCACCTgtgacaaacaataaataaatcttgaatCTATATACCGAGatagctcgactagttttggacctaaTCTGAGCCTTTAACCATGAGATTTAAACCGTTCATAATGATAGAAAAATGATCACATCTTTATATCAAaggtaaataacattaaaactctTTCAGGTGGATCTCTCTTACAAGGTCTCCCATAACCCATACACTCAACATCGAGCTCTCCGCATAACCTCGCCGGTGCCAGAGCTGACTGGCAACTACACATGCGTGGTATCAACATTCCTCGCAGAAGATGAGAAGACCAGGCCGATGACTATTTTTGGTAAGTTTGGCTAAAAAGCGCTATTGTAGGAAAAATAGAAGccgaaaactttaaattattcataaggTATTAATGACATAAATACATTGACCTACAGgttttagttaaatatgaagACGATAGATTCAAAGAAACCTCAAAAGgaaaatagacattttaatgGCAAATGGGTAACAAAAATTTAGCTTTAggtgtttgtaaagaaatttATCCACGGATATTGTATTTGATAATACTCGTACCTCTATCgaccaaacaataaaaaacaggtacaaaataagaaaaaagactTAAATTCAACAAACAAAGTATCCGCTTGAAATCGAACAGGAAATTACAGTGTATTAATTATTGGCAGAACACAAATGAAATACACCATACAATACATAATAACGAACGGTGTTAATAGTGAAGCGGTAGCCGCTGCCGCAACAATATGCTTTGTGAGTTGAGACTAAACGGAAATTACTTCGCACAAGTTTATCTGCAGGTGCATCCAGCTGCAGAACTCATTATTACATAGTTTGCTGCCTATTACTACGCAGACTCGGTGCTGATTTTGGAATGGATAAacttcattcatatttttggCTAGGTTTAGAATTCTTGGTTTGAGAGGATTTCGGAAGGTTCTTGATAGACTTATAAGTGGTAGGTTTGAAATTTTAGATATCAATAACTATCGTAACTAATTATGATCTTAACGTTGTTTAGCCCAAAAGCCTGTCTGACATCAAAGAACATTTTGTTGCAAAATGACGTATCCACGAAATAATCATATTCCCCATAACATTCCTTCAGCATACAAAAATCTATTATTGAcgagaaataaagaaatgaatatGCATCGTACTAACAAATTCCGAAACTTTCTTTAAAACCATATTGTAGAATTTTCAAGCGAAActacagttttaataaaagctaACTTTAAGTATATTACGAACAACGTTGGACTAAAAGTCAAAGAAAGCAAGCTAATGGAATACAAATGGCTGTTTTGCTTATATTAGAAAATCCATCAATATTTGAAGCAACAGTACTGTGGCCATGGCATTATCATAAAACTGGAAGCGACGCAGACGGTGCGACTTGTACGAACAACGCGAGTCGTGCCCGAAATTTCAATGtagcgattattatttataccagaacattttttttcaaatttgcttttattttaacagtgttataagttcaataaaaaattatgaataatattaaaatgagtgCTTTAACAAAAGCTTAGTATACTATCAGAAGTAAAGATacttgtaagtttttatttaataagcaagaacctattaaaattataccaaatacattttgtgaaaaagtaaagtttattcaaaaccaGGAAAACtgaagctttaaataaatttaaaagtagacGCGTTGGAAGAAGACGTTACGAATATTTATCATACTttgacataaataatgatagaaaAATTTATGTATGAAAACCACTGACATATCTGTTCCATAAGAACTTAATCTATGTAGGTACAATAGGAGCAGTATCCATTACCATTCGCGTGATCATAGACAGTAGATATTGTATTCCTAAAACAGTTCGTTCGTGAACAAATATTGGGACTTGACGACATTTACATTATAGGAACGACGGATATCAAGGGTATTAGTAttaaaacgacatttttatAGTTCATAGTATTCCTCGTAATGGGTTATAAGAATAGATAGATGATAAGGTAGAAGCGCGACCCCGCCGCCGCGTAAGTCAGCTCGTAATTAAGGATGCTACGGTTGGGTCTGTAACTAGTCGTACAATCTCCATAAATACTGGTGAAAAATCCTCACgataattactaaaaaaatacaagtatgtTAACGAATCGGCTCatctcattttttaaattgatgtatTTCTCTCACTatgtaaactataaaattgtCTCAAAATGTATCTATGGTGTTCTAATAATTATAACCTAAAGAGATTTTGAtcgaaaaagttaaaaactacAGTTCAGCATTTCTTCACTATAATTGGCACGCATAAACACCAAAGAACTCCGGCAAAAATATTCATGCTATGTGAAAACAATTTTCCACTTGAATCGTTTTCGCGTCAGTTTTAGTTAGATTATTATAACTCGCTGTTGTCCAGCGGATTCAactatttgattaaaatataacgaAATGCTTTCACAATACATTCATCCTATTTTCATTCCCATGTTTACAATGTGctagataaaaattaaatatcaatttaccGCCAAACCATCCTTTGTTTTTCAATggcatttattattcaaattgcaAATCGGAAcgaaatttatttcaatctgATGTTTTTACAAATCCAGCTCAATAAAATATGAGTTAGCTATTACCTGCGTTCGAATGAATTTGTGAAGCGTCtatatgaaattttatgaaattcaatAAGTCTCTATTTTATTcggttcattattttttaatgtgtatTATTATGAGTGTCTAGAGGTTAACACTAGGTCTAATGTAATAAAGACTGTCATTAttaggtattgttttattgcAATGGAATTTGTTTCACTTTAAATTATGATAGTGCAATAATTTAAGAATCACTTTACGAAATTTTGATTTCGTGCATATCAAAATTCTcttttaaatttactatttcaaaaagaaattttaaaacattgttcgACAAGTTGAAGGACCtaagttttatgaaaatgcttttgttcGCAGTACCAGAGACTAAATTCGACATGATTCAAGATCGTCTGGATGACAAATACCTGAATATTATATGTTCAGTTGAAGGTGTATTTCCAAAGCCAGAGTTAGTCATCTTAGCGGGGAACAGGTAAGTTTGTTAAAACACTAAATGTTTTGTACAAGCACATTCAATCATGAGcacacatacatacttacataataaccaaaccaaactgataaccaaaataacatgaaataaataataaaaatgaaagtacagaatgcatctaattcaatggacttaaagttatagaagatacaaatcaatcaaagattttgaaagtcttggaaaccTATTTATTCAGAGAcctccaagaaatcgcggaatgacagaaatttgaaacatgggaatcgtaaatagtaaggatttcatatctaggagaaaagtggatgaagcaacaagcaattccaggaggagcaatgatgggcatgtgtatcaggctaacttattgcctatgcatatcagaattatcagaaaattacatgtTAAAACAGTTGCtagaatttagacctgcaactatgtgcataataattcaatctttgaaaccctagttcacataaatacttagacctttgtttagtcctagctaccgcattaggttaagtaacctgtaatggtagattagtgtgacaattaaataaataaataaataatacaacctACCTACTTAAACACTTTTACATGTTGTAAAATTAAGTTACTCCTGCCGATCTGGAGTTTGCCTCTTGTATCGAATTTGTTACACTTCCTTATTATTTTCGTTGTCTAAGATCAAGATATTTTTGTCCCGATAGTCAGCCAGTGGTCAGACATCATAACCTCAAAACAAGGGTCTACCTTGTTCCCAATATTAGGGTGGCATCATGCTTCTATAGTTTTCATCCGTCTTCACTATTTGTAGTCTCGGAATTCACTCCTTTCTCCTTTACATTACCAACGTCATCAGCGAAATATCTTTGTTCAAATCGACTCACAACCAGCTCAACATATTCGGGAACCAAATCATGCATCCTCTAATGAAAGCTTCCAATCGAT includes these proteins:
- the LOC113508595 gene encoding uncharacterized protein LOC113508595 isoform X1; the protein is MWCLLKLSIVLHCVHSVRIVNIRVPDVIQYGTKDSITLDCDFVTNNVTGLVVKWFYMDKTQPVYQWIPPQKPQALGILRDKVDLSYKVSHNPYTQHRALRITSPVPELTGNYTCVVSTFLAEDEKTRPMTIFVPETKFDMIQDRLDDKYLNIICSVEGVFPKPELVILAGNRPLNAKSSIKVIEGRYTALTSSVVRIDALPPTVEILCDMQVPLANYYSRKRDLFYRDPPPSSSEIPNSELNAPDSGHLITSTTVLLVTAVVISLLRLHAT
- the LOC113508595 gene encoding uncharacterized protein LOC113508595 isoform X2, yielding MDWCVAWMSQCSVHSVRIVNIRVPDVIQYGTKDSITLDCDFVTNNVTGLVVKWFYMDKTQPVYQWIPPQKPQALGILRDKVDLSYKVSHNPYTQHRALRITSPVPELTGNYTCVVSTFLAEDEKTRPMTIFVPETKFDMIQDRLDDKYLNIICSVEGVFPKPELVILAGNRPLNAKSSIKVIEGRYTALTSSVVRIDALPPTVEILCDMQVPLANYYSRKRDLFYRDPPPSSSEIPNSELNAPDSGHLITSTTVLLVTAVVISLLRLHAT